In Macadamia integrifolia cultivar HAES 741 chromosome 1, SCU_Mint_v3, whole genome shotgun sequence, a single window of DNA contains:
- the LOC122076564 gene encoding probable arabinosyltransferase ARAD1, whose amino-acid sequence MAERNPPFGSIICRSSLFFVFTIASFFFIFSWFSVLHSTSHPHSIDLSSSPNSRLFAVIDNKNTQPRNQDDIQPSVPNMSGSVNCKEEAPQDKEFMKCNPNRVVKVFMYDLPPEFHFGLLDWKPEGNGVWPDLKTKIPDYPGGLNLQHSIEYWLTLDLLSSTFPDSTGTRSAVRMHNSSEADVIFVPFFSSLSYNRYSKPQPHEKNRNYLLQEKLVKFLAAQEEWKRSGGRDHIIMAHHPNSMLDARMKLWPAMFILSDFGRYPPTIANVQKDVIAPYKHIIRTFVNDSSSFDDRPTLLYFQGAIYRKDGGYVRQELFYLLKDEKDVHFSFGSVNKGGINKASKGMHSSKFCLNIAGDTPSSNRLFDAIASHCVPVIISDQIELPYEDVLDYSEFCIFVPASDAVKENYLIKLIRSIKKEKWTRMWKRLKQVEKFFEFQYPSHEDDAVQMIWQTVARKVPSIRLELHKSKRFSQHTGRRKRDPIAVPRNFW is encoded by the exons ATGGCCGAGAGGAATCCTCCCTTCGGTAGCATTATTTGTCGATCTTCTCTGTTTTTTGTGTTCACAAttgcctctttcttcttcatcttctcttggTTCTCTGTCTTGCATTCCACTAGCCACCCTCACTCCATTGACCTCAGCAGCTCACCCAATTCCAGGCTATTTGCAGTGATTGACAATAAAAATACACAACCCCGAAATCAGGATGACATCCAACCTTCAGTACCCAATATGTCAGGTTCTGTGAATTGCAAGGAGGAAGCACCTCAAGATAAAGAATTTATGAAGTGCAATCCAAATAGGGTAGTCAAGGTTTTTATGTATGACTTACCACCTGAATTCCACTTTGGGCTTTTGGATTGGAAACCTGAAGGGAATGGTGTGTGGCCAGATCTTAAAACCAAAATACCTGATTATCCAGGAGGTTTGAACTTGCAACACAGTATAGAATATTGGTTGACTTTAGATCTCCTCTCATCAACATTTCCCGACTCAACTGGTACCCGTAGTGCTGTGAGAATGCACAACTCAAGTGAAGCAGATGTTatatttgttccatttttctcctccttGAGCTATAACAGATATTCCAAACCTCAGCCACATGAAAAGAATAGGAACTACTTGTTACAAGAGAAGCTGGTGAAGTTTTTAGCAGCCCAAGAGGAGTGGAAGAGATCAGGGGGACGCGACCATATAATCATGGCCCATCATCCAAATAGCATGTTAGATGCAAGGATGAAGCTATGGCCTGCTATGTTcatactttcagattttgggaGATACCCTCCAACCATAGCTAATGTTCAAAAAGATGTGATCGCACCTTACAAACACATTATCAGAACCTTTGTCAATGACTCATCTAGCTTTGATGATCGTCCAACTTTGCTGTATTTCCAAGGAGCCATATACAGGAAAGAT GGTGGATACGTTCGACAAGAACTGTTTTATcttttgaaagatgaaaaagatgTGCACTTCTCATTTGGGAGCGTTAATAAGGGTGGAATCAATAAAGCTAGCAAGGGGATGCACTCATCAAAGTTCTGCCTCAACATTGCTGGTGATACCCCATCATCAAATCGCCTGTTTGATGCCATTGCTAGCCACTGTGTCCCTGTCATTATCAGTGATCAAATCGAACTCCCTTATGAGGATGTCCTTGACTACTCTGAGTTCTGCATCTTTGTACCTGCATCAGATGCTGTCAAAGAGAATTATCTCATCAAGTTGATCAGGAGTATCAAGAAGGAAAAATGGACAAGAATGTGGAAGAGGCTGAAACAGGTTGAAAAGTTCTTTGAGTTCCAGTACCCTTCTCATGAGGATGATGCTGTACAAATGATCTGGCAGACAGTTGCCCGTAAGGTGCCTTCTATCCGATTAGAGTTACATAAGTCAAAACGATTCTCTCAGCATACAGGCAGGAGGAAGAGGGATCCAATAGCTGTTCCAAGGAATTTTTGGTGA
- the LOC122074594 gene encoding uncharacterized protein LOC122074594 yields the protein MDSTMADSSPHSEISYQDMAGHRSPMTLRLTGYIAGSSIQILVDGCSTHNFVQSRVARHLGLAIEAAPTITVLVGNGDRLSSEGIVKKLPVRILNHLITIDLLVLPIFGVDMVLGFQWLAQLGPMLFYYGRLSLEFMDGDTKIQLLGELSPSSPQMGYHAVRRLAVTGSYEALFQLEIQSIPKPTSVCENAELNDLLQSYSSVFDFPSGLPPSLVQDHSNHLQPGSEPALNAITV from the exons ATGGATTCTACGATGGCTGATTCTTCTCCCCATTCTGAAATTTCCTATCAAGATATGGCTGGTCATAGGTCTCCTATGACTCTTCGTCTAACAGGGTACATAGCTGGTTCTTCCATTCAGATTTTGGTGGATGGGTGTAGTACTCATAATTTTGTACAGAGCAGAGTCGCAAGGCATCTTGGTTTGGCTATTGAAGCTGCACCTACTATCACTGTTTTGGTCGGTAATGGGGATCGATTGTCCAGTGAAGGTATCGTCAAGAAATTACCAGTTCGGATCCTTAACCATTTAATTACTATTGATCTTTTAGTTCTTCCAATTTTTGGTGTGGACATGGTTTTGGGGTTTCAATGGTTAGCACAATTGGGTCCTATGTTGTTCTATTACGGTAGACTGTCTTTAGAGTTCATGGATGGTGACACAAAGATTCAGTTATTGGGTGAACTTTCACCATCTTCTCCTCAAATGGGGTACCATGCTGTCCGTCGCCTTGCTGTTACTGGGTCTTATGAAGCCTTATTTCAATTGGAAATTCAGTCAATTCCCAAGCCAACTTCTGTTTGTGAAAATGCCGAACTGAATGATCTACTTCAATCTTACAGTTCTGTCTTTGATTTTCCATCTGGGTTACCTCCTTCCCTTGTTCAAGACCATTCAAATCATCTACAACCTGGGTCCGAACCG GCCCTTAATGCTATCACGGTGTGA